One region of gamma proteobacterium HIMB55 genomic DNA includes:
- a CDS encoding argininosuccinate lyase (PFAM: Lyase~TIGRFAM: argininosuccinate lyase), which translates to MSSSLDSHTSQTWGGRFSEATDAFVQEFTASYSFDHILAHYDVQGSRAHADMLAACGILSSDDLKDIHRGLDQVLTEIDAGEFIWQVELEDVHMNIEARLTEIIGDAGKRLHTGRSRNDQVATDIRLYLRAAIDSIRGQLTRLRTGLIDQAETYAYTVMPGFTHLQVAQPVTFGHHLLAWNEMLARDDGRLADCAERMNLCPLGAAALAGTSYPINRHMTAEALGFSAPTENSLDSVSDRDFAIEFTAAAAITMMHLSRMAEEMIIWTSAQFAFVDLPDRFCTGSSIMPQKKNPDVPELIRGKAGRVQGHLVALITLMKGQPLAYNKDNQEDKEPLFDAVKTLHDSLLAFADLVPAMKAKPQSMRRAASLGHPTATDLADYLVRKGVAFRDAHEIVGTAVGMAETKGIDVGELSLEDLQTLSSLIENDVFKVLTLEGSVAARDHIGGTAPRQVRLAAERARAKLS; encoded by the coding sequence GTGTCCAGTTCTTTAGACAGTCATACAAGCCAAACTTGGGGCGGAAGATTTAGCGAGGCCACTGATGCCTTCGTACAAGAATTTACCGCCTCGTATTCGTTTGATCATATTCTCGCGCATTACGACGTGCAGGGATCACGCGCCCACGCCGATATGCTTGCCGCCTGTGGCATTTTGAGTAGCGATGACTTGAAAGACATTCATCGAGGTCTCGACCAGGTGCTGACCGAGATCGACGCCGGCGAATTCATATGGCAAGTAGAGCTTGAAGATGTGCACATGAACATCGAGGCTCGACTGACTGAGATCATTGGTGATGCGGGCAAACGGCTTCACACGGGTCGATCGCGTAACGATCAAGTTGCCACCGATATTCGTCTATACCTGCGGGCAGCAATCGATAGCATCCGCGGCCAGCTGACTCGCTTGAGAACAGGGCTAATCGATCAAGCCGAGACCTACGCCTATACTGTTATGCCCGGCTTCACCCACCTACAAGTCGCACAGCCGGTAACCTTTGGCCACCACTTACTGGCGTGGAACGAGATGCTCGCGCGAGATGATGGCCGTCTGGCCGACTGCGCAGAGCGTATGAACCTGTGTCCGCTGGGTGCTGCTGCACTGGCAGGCACGTCCTATCCAATTAATCGACACATGACTGCAGAGGCACTTGGCTTTTCGGCGCCCACAGAAAACTCGCTAGACTCGGTCAGTGATAGAGACTTTGCTATTGAGTTCACGGCGGCCGCTGCGATCACCATGATGCACCTGTCGCGAATGGCGGAAGAGATGATTATTTGGACCAGTGCCCAGTTTGCATTCGTCGACTTACCCGATCGCTTTTGTACCGGCTCCTCGATCATGCCGCAAAAGAAAAATCCTGACGTCCCTGAACTCATCAGGGGAAAAGCGGGCCGGGTACAAGGGCATCTCGTTGCCTTGATCACTCTGATGAAGGGCCAACCGCTGGCTTACAACAAGGACAACCAGGAAGACAAAGAGCCTTTGTTCGATGCAGTGAAAACTCTGCACGATTCACTGCTGGCATTTGCGGATCTCGTGCCGGCAATGAAAGCGAAGCCGCAGTCGATGCGCCGTGCGGCGAGCTTGGGCCATCCAACAGCAACGGACCTTGCAGACTACCTTGTGCGCAAAGGCGTCGCCTTCCGGGATGCACATGAAATCGTGGGGACAGCCGTTGGTATGGCAGAGACCAAAGGCATCGACGTTGGTGAGCTATCGCTGGAAGACTTACAAACACTCTCATCACTGATAGAAAACGATGTGTTTAAAGTGCTGACGCTAGAAGGTTCCGTTGCTGCCAGGGACCATATCGGAGGCACTGCGCCTCGTCAGGTGCGATTGGCAGCGGAACGCGCTAGAGCAAAACTTAGCTAA
- a CDS encoding UbiD family decarboxylase (PFAM: 3-octaprenyl-4-hydroxybenzoate carboxy-lyase~TIGRFAM: UbiD family decarboxylases) — MKFRDLREFLDMLEANGDLVRIKEEIDPNLEMTEIADRTLRGGGPALLFENPKGYDVPLLANLFGTEKRVAQGMGADSIEALREIGELLAYLRQPDPPKGMRDLIDKAPLLKKVLNMGPKTISRPPCQDVVIDGDDIDLNKLPIQTCWPGDVGPLVTWPLVITRGPEKPRMNLGIYRMQLIGRNKLIMRWLSHRGGALDFRDWCLKRPGEPYPVAIALGADPATTLGAVTPVPDALSEYAFAGLLRGGKTELANCLTQRCKDNELLVPANSEIILEGYIDPEEMADEGPFGDHTGYYNEVESFPVFTVEKMTTRKNPIYHSTYTGRPPDEPAILGVALNEVFVPLLQKQFPEIVDFYLPPEGCSYRMAVVSMRKEYPGHAKRVMLGIWSFLRQFMYTKFIIVTDEDVDVRNWEDVIWAMTTRMDPRRDSVFIDNTPIDYLDFASPVAGLGSKVGMDATNKWEGETDREWGTSIQMSEDVKTKVDDMWDSLGITLPGRRK; from the coding sequence ATGAAATTTCGGGACCTCCGAGAATTTCTTGACATGCTGGAAGCCAATGGCGATCTGGTACGAATTAAAGAAGAGATCGACCCAAATCTAGAGATGACGGAGATCGCGGATCGTACCCTGCGCGGCGGAGGCCCAGCTCTGCTATTTGAAAATCCCAAAGGCTACGACGTGCCGCTACTCGCCAACCTTTTCGGAACTGAAAAACGCGTTGCGCAGGGTATGGGCGCCGACTCAATTGAGGCCCTAAGAGAAATTGGCGAGTTACTGGCCTACTTGCGCCAGCCCGACCCACCCAAGGGTATGCGAGATCTTATTGATAAGGCGCCGCTACTCAAGAAAGTATTGAACATGGGGCCTAAGACCATCAGTCGTCCGCCCTGCCAGGATGTTGTTATCGATGGAGACGACATCGACCTGAACAAACTTCCGATTCAAACCTGTTGGCCCGGGGATGTTGGCCCACTTGTTACCTGGCCGCTGGTTATTACACGAGGACCAGAGAAGCCGCGCATGAATCTCGGTATTTACCGCATGCAACTGATTGGTCGAAACAAGCTGATCATGCGATGGCTGTCGCATCGAGGCGGTGCGCTGGATTTCAGAGACTGGTGCCTCAAGCGACCCGGAGAGCCCTACCCCGTTGCCATTGCGCTGGGTGCCGACCCTGCAACAACGTTGGGTGCGGTAACGCCCGTTCCCGACGCACTCTCCGAATATGCCTTCGCCGGCTTACTGCGCGGTGGCAAGACCGAGCTCGCAAACTGCCTGACACAGCGATGTAAAGACAACGAACTCCTCGTACCCGCTAACTCTGAGATTATCTTGGAGGGCTACATAGACCCCGAGGAAATGGCTGACGAAGGTCCGTTTGGTGATCACACCGGTTACTACAACGAAGTTGAAAGCTTCCCTGTGTTTACCGTTGAAAAGATGACCACGCGAAAGAACCCGATTTATCACAGCACCTACACGGGTCGACCACCGGATGAACCCGCGATTCTGGGTGTTGCGCTTAACGAGGTGTTTGTCCCGCTGCTGCAAAAACAATTCCCTGAGATCGTCGATTTTTATCTCCCACCGGAAGGCTGCTCCTACAGGATGGCAGTCGTAAGCATGCGTAAAGAGTATCCGGGGCATGCAAAACGAGTAATGCTAGGCATATGGTCTTTTTTGCGCCAGTTTATGTACACCAAGTTCATCATTGTTACTGATGAGGATGTCGATGTACGCAACTGGGAAGACGTTATTTGGGCCATGACGACGCGAATGGATCCGCGCCGGGACTCGGTCTTTATCGACAATACACCGATTGATTATCTGGATTTTGCATCACCCGTTGCCGGACTCGGCTCAAAAGTAGGTATGGATGCCACCAACAAGTGGGAAGGTGAGACCGATCGCGAGTGGGGAACCTCGATTCAAATGAGCGAGGACGTCAAAACAAAAGTTGATGACATGTGGGACTCCCTAGGAATCACACTGCCCGGACGAAGAAAATAA
- a CDS encoding Protein of unknown function (DUF3187) (PFAM: Protein of unknown function (DUF3187)) — MPSLQSMRAKPSFGKALIYRPTFAALGFITTSLSFADAIHEPLWVENLSPMAALLALPSQRSADIREGLSVTLHSDIATHFVSQARSDETVFFDGETQRHSLGLRWGISPDWELSAVVPFTRHGGGFTDGYINRWHDFFGMPDGGRSEVPEDQLLYQFASPQIDSALFESASRLGDATLELTFMGERQRDLQIAYAVGYKASTGDSSEWTGSGSSDLYGVTRFSGAHRSELPLYWHGQLGVTSVGDSSLLGPEQRDWIWFGGLSAEWHFNERWALIGQIDSHSALLDSSLDALGEPAAMLSLGLRRQLTSKWAIDISFAEDIVVESAPDIIFQASLHYRP; from the coding sequence GTGCCGAGCTTACAGAGCATGCGGGCGAAACCATCGTTTGGTAAGGCCTTGATATATCGGCCAACGTTTGCAGCGCTTGGTTTCATTACCACGTCTCTTTCGTTCGCTGATGCGATCCATGAACCTCTCTGGGTGGAGAACTTATCGCCGATGGCCGCATTGCTGGCTCTCCCATCGCAACGTTCAGCCGATATCCGTGAGGGCCTATCGGTTACCTTACACTCCGATATCGCAACTCATTTTGTTTCCCAAGCGCGCAGTGACGAAACCGTGTTTTTTGATGGCGAAACGCAACGCCATAGTCTGGGACTTCGGTGGGGTATTTCACCAGACTGGGAGCTTAGCGCTGTCGTGCCTTTTACACGGCATGGTGGTGGGTTCACTGATGGCTATATAAACCGCTGGCATGACTTTTTTGGTATGCCGGACGGCGGACGAAGTGAGGTACCTGAGGATCAACTTCTGTATCAATTTGCGAGCCCCCAAATCGATAGTGCTTTGTTTGAGTCCGCCTCTCGTCTTGGCGATGCAACACTTGAACTCACGTTTATGGGTGAGCGTCAGCGAGACCTGCAGATCGCTTATGCGGTCGGTTACAAAGCGAGCACAGGGGATAGCAGTGAGTGGACGGGGAGTGGATCGTCAGACCTTTACGGTGTTACGCGCTTCAGTGGTGCTCACAGAAGTGAGCTTCCGCTTTACTGGCATGGGCAGTTAGGCGTCACTTCGGTGGGCGACAGTTCTCTACTTGGTCCTGAACAGCGGGACTGGATTTGGTTTGGTGGACTCTCTGCGGAGTGGCATTTTAATGAGCGATGGGCGCTAATTGGGCAAATCGATAGTCACTCGGCGCTACTAGATAGCTCGCTGGATGCACTTGGAGAGCCGGCAGCGATGCTCAGTTTGGGTTTGCGCAGGCAGCTCACCAGCAAGTGGGCGATCGATATCAGCTTCGCCGAGGATATCGTTGTCGAGAGTGCTCCCGACATCATCTTTCAAGCATCGCTCCACTATCGCCCGTAG
- a CDS encoding uroporphyrinogen-III synthase (PFAM: Uroporphyrinogen-III synthase HemD) translates to MIHVVLTRAESDVKRQLDLLANSGFIATALPLMEIEQVAMGSAVETELENSKTFIFTSANAVTHGLSHVMGACLSASTRVLAVGRKTRELLSDNGIDASSPDREDSEGLLELLNETDKSSPRSLNRIALIKGEGGRDLISSVLSEQGLSVTEVNCYRRIWPSVPRSTVSDALDSAEPRYIHIASGETLSRLEELCAVCGVNARERHTVILPSDRVENQARELGWQSRIVAAGASDEALLEVLSTLS, encoded by the coding sequence GTGATTCATGTTGTTCTCACACGCGCCGAATCTGATGTGAAGCGGCAGCTAGATCTCCTCGCAAACAGCGGATTCATAGCAACAGCCCTGCCATTAATGGAAATAGAGCAAGTGGCTATGGGGTCTGCCGTTGAGACTGAGCTTGAGAATAGTAAGACCTTCATTTTTACATCGGCGAATGCCGTGACGCACGGTCTCAGTCATGTCATGGGTGCTTGCCTCAGCGCCTCAACGAGAGTGTTGGCCGTGGGCAGAAAGACGAGAGAGCTGCTGAGCGATAACGGTATCGATGCGAGTAGTCCCGATCGCGAAGATTCCGAAGGGCTACTTGAACTGCTTAATGAAACGGATAAGAGTTCGCCTCGCTCGCTTAATCGCATTGCCCTAATAAAGGGTGAAGGAGGTCGCGATTTAATTAGCTCGGTGCTAAGTGAGCAGGGGCTTAGTGTCACTGAAGTTAATTGCTATCGGCGGATCTGGCCATCCGTTCCACGGAGCACAGTTTCGGATGCGTTAGACAGTGCAGAGCCACGCTATATTCATATCGCCAGCGGTGAGACACTTTCGCGTCTTGAAGAACTTTGCGCAGTTTGCGGCGTGAACGCTCGCGAAAGGCACACAGTCATCCTGCCGTCAGATCGTGTTGAAAATCAGGCTCGAGAGCTGGGCTGGCAATCGCGTATAGTAGCGGCGGGGGCCAGTGATGAGGCGTTACTCGAGGTATTGTCTACACTGTCCTGA
- a CDS encoding hydroxymethylbilane synthase (PFAM: Porphobilinogen deaminase, C-terminal domain; Porphobilinogen deaminase, dipyromethane cofactor binding domain~TIGRFAM: porphobilinogen deaminase), with the protein MNSITIATRESPLALWQAHFVEAELKRHHPGIEVKLLGMTSRGDQLLDKPLYKVGGKGLFVKELETALMDERADIAVHSMKDVPMELPPGLTLGVICEREDPRDALVGVDSFDSLPHGAKLGTSSLRRSCQVMQRRPDLDIGFLRGNVNTRLAKLDAGEFDAIILACAGLKRLGFDDRIGAAIDEDFLLPAGGQGAVGIEYRSSDASVAELLAPLAHDETARRVIAERTVVRKLDGGCDVPIASFAVTEGDSLWLRARVGSPDGANVIAAEARGTDPEALGLEVAEALLEMGAAEILTAARS; encoded by the coding sequence ATGAATTCAATTACGATCGCGACGCGCGAGAGTCCACTCGCGCTGTGGCAAGCGCACTTTGTTGAGGCGGAGTTGAAGCGCCACCATCCCGGCATTGAAGTGAAGCTTCTCGGTATGACGTCCCGTGGGGATCAGCTACTCGATAAGCCATTGTATAAAGTGGGTGGTAAAGGTCTCTTCGTTAAAGAGCTAGAGACCGCTTTGATGGACGAGCGAGCCGATATTGCCGTTCACTCGATGAAGGATGTCCCCATGGAGTTGCCACCGGGTCTTACACTGGGAGTTATCTGTGAACGCGAGGATCCACGTGATGCCCTGGTTGGCGTTGATAGTTTCGATTCACTGCCGCATGGCGCGAAGTTAGGCACCTCGAGTTTGCGCCGCTCATGTCAGGTAATGCAGCGACGCCCAGATCTCGATATTGGTTTCCTCCGAGGCAACGTCAATACGCGGCTGGCGAAACTCGATGCGGGAGAGTTCGATGCAATTATCCTAGCCTGTGCTGGCCTCAAGCGATTGGGTTTTGATGACCGGATTGGCGCTGCAATCGATGAAGACTTTCTACTCCCTGCTGGTGGACAAGGCGCTGTTGGGATCGAGTACCGCTCCTCGGACGCCAGTGTGGCTGAATTGCTGGCGCCGCTGGCGCACGACGAGACAGCACGGCGCGTCATCGCTGAGCGAACGGTGGTTCGTAAGTTGGATGGTGGCTGCGACGTACCGATCGCCAGCTTTGCCGTGACTGAAGGCGATAGCCTGTGGCTTCGCGCTCGCGTTGGTTCCCCTGACGGCGCAAACGTCATCGCTGCAGAAGCTCGCGGTACGGATCCTGAAGCATTGGGATTAGAAGTAGCTGAAGCGCTGCTGGAAATGGGCGCAGCAGAGATTCTTACCGCAGCACGATCGTGA
- a CDS encoding putative enzyme of heme biosynthesis (PFAM: HemX; overlaps another CDS with the same product name), with translation MSEQTARSKPASASTWLSTLVRLLVLLVLAGTGAAGYVYMWPEVEAFQAKQAEVEQNLASLAEADQVLARDLATLIDTEVKKSEGATSAALQSAVTRFSAELDSIRGIEERAAGKLNEANHLLNRMSKIDQGAWRRTEAAFNIRLASQRLQFAGDVPGALSLLSQADVLLKSDSADDVSAIRSAIAFDRTQLRAAEQLDMVGLMGRLSALDRQIQTLDLTAFAPSVGGAGSDASKNSDTDASSFELTSSLTLWEQALDTLASYFVITEVESPKQKPRTSDWSRFVVLSTKLNIEQARVALLMRDSESFTDSLARAGGLLEELLSSNGDPSLSAIKEELADLSATPLRLELPALESLKLVSDASRGRGDAEGPSGSLNTHSSDQVPAGDPE, from the coding sequence ATGAGCGAGCAGACCGCCCGCAGCAAACCAGCATCAGCATCAACTTGGTTAAGTACGTTGGTGCGTTTGCTGGTTTTACTCGTTTTGGCTGGCACTGGCGCGGCGGGGTACGTCTATATGTGGCCCGAGGTTGAAGCCTTCCAAGCCAAACAGGCAGAAGTCGAACAAAATCTTGCTTCCTTGGCTGAGGCTGACCAGGTCTTAGCTAGGGATTTGGCGACGCTGATCGACACTGAAGTCAAGAAAAGCGAAGGCGCCACATCGGCTGCTTTACAGTCGGCCGTCACTCGTTTCTCGGCAGAGCTAGATTCAATTCGCGGTATTGAAGAGCGTGCAGCAGGGAAGCTCAATGAGGCGAATCACCTTCTGAACCGAATGTCGAAAATTGACCAGGGTGCCTGGAGACGGACGGAGGCTGCTTTCAATATTCGTCTCGCTAGTCAGCGCTTACAGTTCGCGGGTGACGTGCCCGGCGCCCTGAGCCTTCTATCTCAGGCTGATGTCTTGCTTAAGAGCGACTCTGCCGATGACGTAAGTGCTATTCGATCCGCTATTGCATTCGATCGCACGCAGTTAAGAGCGGCTGAACAGCTCGATATGGTGGGTTTGATGGGGCGTCTGTCAGCACTGGATCGGCAAATTCAAACGCTGGACTTAACGGCATTTGCCCCTTCGGTTGGAGGTGCAGGATCCGATGCTTCGAAAAATAGCGATACCGATGCGAGTTCATTCGAGCTAACCTCATCTTTGACCCTCTGGGAGCAAGCGCTCGATACACTCGCTTCTTATTTTGTTATCACTGAAGTTGAATCTCCCAAGCAAAAACCGAGAACCTCGGATTGGTCACGGTTTGTGGTCCTCTCGACAAAGCTCAATATCGAGCAGGCACGCGTGGCGTTACTCATGAGAGATTCAGAGAGTTTTACCGATTCCCTTGCGCGAGCCGGAGGGCTATTGGAAGAACTCCTGTCGTCGAATGGCGATCCTTCTCTGTCGGCGATTAAAGAAGAGTTAGCAGATCTCAGCGCAACTCCTTTGAGACTGGAATTGCCTGCGCTTGAGTCTTTAAAGCTTGTCAGTGATGCGTCTAGAGGCAGGGGCGATGCAGAAGGTCCCAGTGGGTCTCTCAATACGCATTCCAGCGATCAAGTGCCGGCGGGAGATCCCGAATGA
- a CDS encoding putative enzyme of heme biosynthesis (PFAM: HemY protein N-terminus; overlaps another CDS with the same product name): protein MKRWLWVITAGLIAGVALASFISRDPGYALLQVAGYRLETSLVALILAATALFIFMRFAGRLVGGILGVVPGLGRWLGKRKEEQNLELIHASLDDALAEDTAGIASKVGKLEKSSWHSESRAKRIKQWLLLRQIRSSQKPAQLNKIWSKAAASDKADVALRVEYIARLHQLGATNDVDVMLLESAKSSWQDALNGVLAVYQPKNAEQLLERLTQFAATEKNGAASLAVTLLKANALAGDAGDDLLIEAHKKRASEHLIKALGVRRLQKVF from the coding sequence ATGAAGCGATGGTTGTGGGTTATCACTGCGGGATTAATCGCAGGTGTTGCCCTCGCGTCATTTATTTCCCGAGACCCGGGTTATGCACTACTGCAGGTGGCGGGCTATCGGCTTGAGACAAGCCTGGTAGCTTTGATTCTTGCTGCTACCGCGTTGTTTATCTTCATGCGATTCGCTGGGCGATTAGTAGGAGGCATATTGGGCGTGGTCCCTGGTCTCGGCCGTTGGTTGGGCAAGCGCAAAGAGGAGCAAAATCTAGAACTCATTCACGCTAGTCTCGATGATGCTTTGGCTGAAGATACAGCGGGCATAGCAAGTAAAGTAGGCAAGTTGGAGAAGTCATCGTGGCACTCTGAGTCGCGAGCAAAGCGCATCAAGCAGTGGCTTCTATTGCGGCAAATTCGTTCCAGCCAAAAGCCCGCACAACTTAACAAGATCTGGAGCAAGGCCGCAGCGTCAGATAAGGCTGACGTAGCTTTGAGGGTCGAGTACATCGCGCGACTTCATCAACTGGGTGCAACAAACGATGTTGACGTGATGCTTTTGGAGTCTGCTAAGTCTTCTTGGCAGGATGCCTTGAACGGCGTGCTTGCTGTTTATCAGCCTAAAAATGCAGAGCAACTCCTGGAACGACTGACTCAGTTCGCGGCGACCGAAAAAAATGGCGCTGCATCGTTGGCGGTAACTCTACTGAAGGCTAATGCACTTGCCGGCGATGCCGGTGATGACCTTTTGATCGAGGCGCACAAGAAGCGCGCATCAGAGCACTTAATAAAAGCATTGGGCGTTCGTAGACTTCAAAAAGTATTCTAA
- a CDS encoding transcription termination factor Rho (PFAM: Rho termination factor, N-terminal domain; Rho termination factor, RNA-binding domain; ATP synthase alpha/beta family, nucleotide-binding domain~TIGRFAM: transcription termination factor Rho) has translation MQEEENMNPDQGAAVEASVETTNQESPSQDVSASEPPPAEVSNGDDKPSRTLKLNRSSDNTAEATTAEQAASGDSAADSDAPAQEEGENQGGGRNRRNRNRRNRREPHVPSENPMSLTELKTKSTQELIDMAAEMGIENMARSRKQDIIFSLLKRHAKSGEDIFGDGVLEILSDGFGFLRSADSSFLAGPDDIYVSPSQIRRFNLRTGDTVTGMIRPPKDSERYFALLKVSEVNFESPETAKAKILFENLTPLFPDQRLTLEKGNGSTEDLTGRIIDLCSPIGKGQRGLLVAPPKAGKTIMMQSVAQAIISNNPECYIIVLLIDERPEEVTEMQRSVGARGAEVVASTFDEPPARHVQVADMVIEKAKRLVEHKRDVVILLDSITRLARAYNTVVPSSGKVLTGGVDAHALERPKRFFGAARNIEEGGSLSIIATALTETGSKMDEVIYEEFKGTGNMELHLDRKISEKRVYPAINIRRSGTRREELLTGEEELQRMWILRKLLHGMEDLPAIEFLLDKLKDTKTNDEFFRSMKRK, from the coding sequence TCAACCGATCGTCAGACAATACAGCGGAGGCCACCACTGCCGAACAGGCGGCGTCGGGAGATTCTGCGGCCGATTCAGATGCACCCGCCCAAGAGGAAGGTGAAAATCAAGGCGGTGGGCGCAATCGAAGAAACCGTAACCGCAGAAATCGTCGCGAGCCGCATGTGCCGTCCGAAAATCCCATGAGCTTGACAGAGCTCAAAACCAAGTCGACACAAGAACTCATCGACATGGCGGCGGAAATGGGCATCGAAAACATGGCCCGCTCACGCAAGCAGGACATTATATTCTCGCTGCTTAAGCGTCATGCGAAGAGTGGAGAAGACATCTTTGGTGACGGTGTCTTGGAAATTTTATCAGATGGCTTCGGCTTCCTGAGATCAGCGGACAGCTCTTTCCTTGCTGGACCCGACGATATTTACGTAAGCCCTAGTCAGATTCGACGTTTTAACCTCCGCACCGGTGACACTGTCACAGGTATGATCAGGCCACCCAAGGATTCCGAGCGCTACTTTGCGTTACTTAAAGTCAGCGAGGTTAACTTTGAGTCGCCCGAGACAGCGAAAGCAAAGATTCTCTTTGAAAACCTCACGCCATTATTTCCAGATCAGCGCCTCACCCTAGAAAAAGGGAATGGTTCGACAGAGGATCTAACAGGTCGAATTATCGATTTGTGCTCGCCGATTGGAAAAGGGCAGCGCGGCCTGTTAGTTGCACCGCCCAAGGCGGGTAAAACGATCATGATGCAGAGCGTCGCTCAGGCAATTATCAGCAACAATCCAGAGTGCTACATCATTGTTCTCCTCATCGACGAGCGCCCGGAAGAAGTGACCGAAATGCAGCGTTCAGTGGGTGCTCGCGGCGCTGAAGTTGTCGCCTCTACCTTTGATGAGCCTCCCGCCCGTCACGTTCAGGTCGCCGATATGGTGATTGAGAAAGCTAAGCGACTGGTAGAGCACAAGCGTGACGTTGTCATTCTGTTGGATTCAATTACACGTCTAGCCCGCGCCTACAATACGGTCGTGCCAAGCTCAGGCAAGGTACTCACCGGTGGCGTCGATGCGCACGCGCTCGAGCGCCCAAAGCGATTCTTCGGTGCAGCGCGTAACATTGAGGAAGGTGGTAGCCTTTCAATTATCGCAACGGCCCTGACCGAGACCGGCTCCAAAATGGATGAAGTCATCTACGAGGAATTTAAGGGTACCGGTAATATGGAACTTCACCTTGATCGGAAGATCTCAGAGAAGCGCGTGTACCCTGCCATTAACATCCGACGGTCTGGTACGCGTCGCGAAGAGCTTCTCACTGGAGAAGAAGAACTGCAGCGTATGTGGATTCTGCGAAAGCTTCTTCATGGTATGGAAGATCTTCCCGCGATTGAGTTTCTGCTAGATAAACTCAAGGACACCAAGACCAACGACGAATTCTTCCGCTCTATGAAGAGGAAGTAG
- a CDS encoding iron donor protein CyaY (PFAM: Frataxin-like domain~TIGRFAM: iron donor protein CyaY), translating into MSASARYYECIEDTFEDVENRLEALDSDPDITVAEGVINVTFANRVVFVFSRQPAVEQLWLATPGGGFHFVWQESVEDWVDTKTERAFKELLGAELTEHAGETIVW; encoded by the coding sequence ATGAGCGCATCTGCCCGCTATTACGAGTGCATCGAAGATACCTTTGAGGATGTCGAAAATCGTTTAGAGGCACTCGACTCTGATCCTGACATTACCGTTGCAGAAGGCGTAATTAACGTCACGTTTGCGAATCGCGTCGTCTTTGTTTTCTCCCGGCAACCCGCTGTTGAGCAACTCTGGTTGGCAACGCCAGGGGGTGGCTTTCACTTTGTTTGGCAGGAGAGTGTTGAAGACTGGGTGGATACAAAAACCGAGCGCGCCTTTAAGGAGCTTCTCGGTGCCGAGCTTACAGAGCATGCGGGCGAAACCATCGTTTGGTAA